A stretch of Rhinoderma darwinii isolate aRhiDar2 chromosome 4, aRhiDar2.hap1, whole genome shotgun sequence DNA encodes these proteins:
- the LOC142760652 gene encoding uncharacterized protein LOC142760652: MEKPMKHRPKSAPVITNAYVQNKREDECLCVRLDSLHYQHHASLIRLKHAVSDVVRQRRNLLTQRAITPQSSLDHVMDEIHTYKKDKNRPSLTKSQLPASTELYVENSMNSKWPPSPSCLPSIARISYNQREGKKMEEASDRRSPVMDDAKVKPTEGRKQMRISEKHERKRTVMSPGQMWSQRGQELLTYKELSQIACLENISMREVERQRQQKQMEKQQLNRSIDSALQEKVHRFLRKLE; the protein is encoded by the coding sequence ATGGAAAAACCGATGAAACACAGACCTAAGTCTGCTCCAGTTATAACCAATGCTTATGTCCAGAACAAGAGAGAAGATGAATGTCTGTGTGTGAGACTGGACAGTCTACACTACCAGCACCATGCAAGTCTGATCCGACTCAAGCATGCCGTGAGTGACGTTGTCCGACAAAGGAGGAACCTGCTCACccaaagggctatcacacctcaGTCATCACTGGACCATGTCATGGATGAAATCCACACATACAAAAAAGATAAGAACCGCCCCAGCCTCACTAAGAGCCAGCTCCCTGCAAGCACAGAGCTATACGTGGAAAATAGTATGAATTCAAAATGGCCGCCTTCTCCATCTTGCTTGCCAAGCATTGCTCGCATCTCTTACAACCAAAGGGAAGGCAAAAAAATGGAAGAAGCAAGTGACAGAAGATCTCCGGTCATGGATGACGCAAAAGTAAAACCTACTGAGGGTCGAAAACAAATGCGGATTTCTGAGAAACACGAAAGaaaaaggacagtgatgtcaccagGGCAGATGTGGTCACAAAGGGGCCAGGAGCTACTGACGTACAAAGAGCTCAGTCAGATTGCTTGTCTAGAGAACATTTCCATGAGGGAGGTCGAGAGGCAACGACAACAGAAACAGATGGAGAAACAGCAACTGAACAGATCAATCGACAGCGCCCTGCAGGAGAAAGTGCACAGATTCCTCCGGAAGTTGGAATAG